The Dehalococcoidales bacterium DNA segment CATACGAAAGTTCTTAAAGAACCGCGGGTATGCACCGACAGTGCGCGACATCCTGAAGGGTTGCAGCATCAGCTCTACCGCTGTTGTGCAGCACCACCTTAATGTTCTGGATAGGGAGGGCCGTATTCACCGCGACCCCGAGGTCTTCCGGAGTATTCGGCTCACCGACCGGAAGGATACCGACGGTGTGCCATTACTCGGCACTATTGCTGCCGGTGAACCTATCCCTGTGCCCACGTCAGATACGTGGCGGAACCAGGCACTGGAAACCATCGAACTCCCCGAAGAAATTACACAGGGCAAGCAACTCTTTGCCCTCAGGGTCAAGGGACTCTCAATGGTGGATGCCCTGATTGACGATGGTGATATAGTGCTCATGGAGCCGGTAAATACCGCTGAGAACGGCGATATGGTGGCGGTGTGGCTCAAGAATGAGCAGGAAGTGACACTGAAGAGGTTCTTTCTGGAAGAAGGGAAAGTGTGCCTTCGTCCGGCAAACCAGGTCATGCAGCCCATCTATCATGACCCGGAGAATGTGGAAGTTCAGGGTAAAGTGGCTGCCGTCATCAGAAAGCTCTAGACGGAACTGTCGGCAGGCGGAGGTTTCCAGTCTAGCTCATGAGGTAATCAAGTCCCCAATAATAGTTGGAACGTAATCTACCCCTGTTCCCCATAGCGGTATTTCAGCACCCTGCCTGTAGACATGATAGTGCCGACGCTACCTGGAGCTACATTACTGCTACTCCACGAGCGTCGGCACAATTACAAACGTTATCAGTCCTCTCAGACTGATGCCAGTTACCTGCCCTGTCTTTTCGACCTCGCGTTCTTCTTTGCCTTCAAACGCGCCGCGTCTCTCTTTGAGAGGAAGTATCGATGTGACTTAGCCTCCCGCAGGACGCCGTCCATCTGTACCATTCTCTGAAAACGCTTCAGTAGAGAGTCCTGACTCTCACCTTCTCGTATTGACACTTCCAGTGCCATTACATAAAGGCCCCTTCCTTCCAAGTATACCGGGCGAGTATCCAGCACCAGTCCATGATACTAGTGCCAGACCAGCATTAACTGCCCGTTTTAGAAGCATTGTAGCAATCGCTACAATAAACCGGTCTTCCCTGCCGAGGTTCAAACGGAACTTCAGTTTCCTTACCGCACTGGGCACATACAACGGGGTACATCTGCCGGTTCGGACGGTAGCCGAAACCATC contains these protein-coding regions:
- the lexA gene encoding transcriptional repressor LexA, whose amino-acid sequence is MRQPGYSKTRELIYAFIRKFLKNRGYAPTVRDILKGCSISSTAVVQHHLNVLDREGRIHRDPEVFRSIRLTDRKDTDGVPLLGTIAAGEPIPVPTSDTWRNQALETIELPEEITQGKQLFALRVKGLSMVDALIDDGDIVLMEPVNTAENGDMVAVWLKNEQEVTLKRFFLEEGKVCLRPANQVMQPIYHDPENVEVQGKVAAVIRKL
- the rpsU gene encoding 30S ribosomal protein S21 encodes the protein MALEVSIREGESQDSLLKRFQRMVQMDGVLREAKSHRYFLSKRDAARLKAKKNARSKRQGR